The Ignatzschineria rhizosphaerae genome contains a region encoding:
- the xseA gene encoding exodeoxyribonuclease VII large subunit, which yields MFNGTIGSVTQDPNAQSVYSVTSLNLAIKDQLEGSFFYCLVEGEVSNAAFPQSGHIYFNLKDDGAVIKAVIWRSQAMMYRALIGSGQKVRVSGKITVYAPRGEYQLIVSRVEEAGKGDLYLEFEALKKRLEADGLFDGALKKPIPKHPQKIGIITSNTAAALQDVLNVFTTHRPDIPLILYETKVQGAQAGEEIAAAIVKANQEAQVDLLLLVRGGGSIEDLWAFNEEIVARAIFESQIPIITGVGHETDTTIADFVADLRAPTPSMAAKYSSQSRDELYQLLSEFEERLLNLMRIKYEGTQRKLTALLHRLQVKEPKLQMQTFQSELKALQGRLRETLTLKITHTTFQIKSLQARLDIRLLQTKIEKRQEQLLQLQQRLESSMLYKQKKWEQLVLQQIERLHLLSPLHTLLRGYSMTSNDAGAVIKSVSQVSVNDELKVQVADGAIAVKVTDITLL from the coding sequence TCCTAATGCGCAATCTGTTTATAGTGTGACCTCTTTAAATCTTGCTATTAAAGATCAATTAGAGGGGAGCTTTTTCTATTGCCTTGTAGAAGGTGAAGTCTCGAATGCGGCATTTCCCCAATCTGGGCATATCTATTTTAATTTAAAAGATGATGGTGCTGTTATTAAGGCGGTTATTTGGCGTTCGCAAGCCATGATGTATCGAGCTTTAATAGGCAGTGGGCAAAAGGTAAGAGTTAGTGGGAAAATAACAGTTTATGCTCCTCGTGGGGAATATCAATTAATCGTTTCTCGGGTGGAGGAGGCAGGGAAAGGGGATCTATACCTTGAGTTTGAAGCATTAAAAAAGAGATTAGAAGCAGATGGGTTATTTGATGGCGCGCTTAAGAAGCCTATTCCTAAACATCCTCAAAAAATTGGGATCATTACTTCTAATACGGCAGCGGCTTTGCAAGATGTTTTAAATGTTTTTACAACGCATCGTCCGGATATTCCGTTAATACTTTATGAAACAAAAGTTCAAGGAGCGCAGGCGGGAGAAGAGATAGCCGCAGCTATTGTTAAAGCCAATCAAGAAGCGCAGGTAGATCTTTTACTCTTAGTTCGTGGTGGCGGGAGTATTGAAGATCTCTGGGCATTTAATGAAGAGATTGTTGCAAGAGCAATATTTGAGTCTCAAATTCCTATTATTACGGGCGTTGGCCATGAAACAGATACCACAATTGCCGATTTTGTTGCAGATTTAAGAGCGCCGACTCCTTCTATGGCTGCCAAATATTCCTCACAATCTCGTGATGAGCTCTATCAGCTACTCTCTGAATTTGAGGAGCGCTTACTGAATTTAATGCGTATAAAGTATGAAGGGACTCAGCGAAAGTTAACCGCTCTATTACACCGATTGCAGGTAAAAGAACCTAAGTTGCAGATGCAAACCTTTCAATCTGAATTAAAAGCATTGCAAGGGCGCCTTCGAGAAACTTTAACGCTTAAAATAACGCATACAACTTTTCAGATAAAGTCTCTTCAAGCAAGGCTTGATATAAGACTACTTCAAACGAAGATTGAAAAAAGGCAAGAGCAGTTATTGCAATTACAGCAAAGATTAGAATCTTCTATGCTTTATAAGCAAAAAAAATGGGAGCAGTTGGTGCTTCAGCAAATCGAAAGGTTACATCTTTTAAGCCCTCTTCACACATTACTGCGAGGATATTCAATGACGAGCAATGATGCCGGGGCTGTGATTAAGAGTGTTTCTCAAGTTTCGGTGAATGATGAACTAAAAGTTCAGGTTGCAGATGGTGCAATCGCCGTAAAAGTCACAGATATTACTCTGCTTTAA
- a CDS encoding esterase/lipase family protein, translating into MNDSLQSSCKDIVLIHGLYQNSLVMKLLGRRLNAFGYKTHYFDYPTLKQDLSHNTSALKAYLREFKQPFVIIGHSLGCILTLNTLHQESFPLLQSVIAITPPFLGSRIVKYLSEHQSVFLIGKAQNALTPKDDSLSWDFSIPLGIIAGTQNTGPSALLLESLTNTIEKDSMISDGTVYLDETRIKGFTDFITLPKSHTMILFDPTLPQLCDYFIQHHHFHSIVDLV; encoded by the coding sequence ATGAATGATTCCCTTCAATCTAGCTGTAAAGATATCGTTCTCATTCATGGTCTTTATCAAAATAGTCTTGTGATGAAACTCCTTGGTCGACGCTTAAACGCGTTCGGTTACAAGACTCATTATTTTGACTATCCAACCCTCAAACAAGATCTTTCTCATAATACTTCTGCTTTAAAAGCATATCTTAGGGAGTTTAAGCAACCCTTTGTGATCATTGGGCATAGCCTTGGTTGTATCTTAACGCTCAATACACTTCACCAAGAATCATTTCCTCTTCTGCAATCGGTTATCGCCATTACCCCGCCCTTTCTTGGTTCCCGGATTGTTAAATACCTCTCAGAACATCAAAGTGTTTTTTTGATCGGAAAAGCACAAAATGCTCTGACTCCTAAAGATGATTCGCTTTCATGGGATTTTTCAATTCCTTTAGGAATTATTGCCGGCACTCAAAATACAGGTCCTTCTGCACTCCTTTTAGAGAGCCTTACTAACACCATCGAAAAAGACTCCATGATTAGTGATGGCACGGTATATCTAGATGAAACCCGCATAAAAGGATTCACCGACTTCATCACTTTACCTAAGTCTCATACGATGATTCTATTTGACCCTACGCTCCCTCAACTTTGTGACTATTTTATTCAACATCATCATTTTCATTCTATAGTTGATTTGGTTTAA
- a CDS encoding ClpXP protease specificity-enhancing factor — protein sequence MTSNKPYFMRALYEWILDNNCTPYIVVDATLPFVEVPEQFITEGKIILNILPSATHNLYLGDEWITFSARFSGVSEEINIPIGAVVAIYAQENGEGMGFETEALPEDYFDETIIKIPSKTTHHKPQLNIIETEIDSAEQEEIKKAPIASKEKSIKDTRSTSQKKEDPKKNKKPTLTIIK from the coding sequence ATGACTTCAAATAAACCCTATTTCATGCGTGCGTTATATGAATGGATTTTAGATAATAATTGCACTCCCTATATTGTGGTTGATGCAACGTTACCATTTGTTGAAGTTCCTGAGCAATTTATTACAGAAGGTAAGATTATTTTAAACATCTTACCTTCTGCAACTCATAACCTCTATCTTGGCGATGAGTGGATTACTTTCTCGGCAAGATTTTCTGGCGTTTCTGAAGAAATTAATATCCCAATCGGTGCTGTTGTCGCTATTTACGCACAAGAAAATGGCGAAGGCATGGGCTTTGAAACAGAGGCGTTACCTGAGGATTATTTTGATGAAACAATCATCAAAATTCCAAGTAAAACCACGCACCATAAACCACAGCTAAATATTATCGAAACAGAAATAGACTCAGCAGAACAAGAAGAGATTAAAAAAGCGCCAATTGCATCTAAAGAGAAAAGCATCAAAGATACTCGATCAACCTCTCAGAAAAAAGAAGATCCTAAAAAGAACAAAAAACCGACCTTAACCATTATCAAATAA
- a CDS encoding glutathione S-transferase N-terminal domain-containing protein, which translates to MSTRRTGFTLFTEKNSLDGDRVKVTLLEKNITCETVIVDPNNPPGDLLEVNPQIILPTLITREIAIYHTDTILEFLDERFPHPPLLPNDPILRAKFRLTLKTIVNDWYPLVEKLIGRKTADNKTNKAIADLLVAYSPLFSQTNYFQSDDFSLIDATIVPFLWWVKFLEIPLPKKAQPVLDYYDRLFEKESVKMAFDKKEKTI; encoded by the coding sequence ATGTCAACAAGACGCACAGGATTTACATTATTTACCGAGAAAAACTCTTTAGATGGTGATCGTGTTAAGGTAACCCTTTTAGAGAAAAACATTACCTGTGAGACAGTAATTGTCGACCCCAATAATCCGCCAGGGGATCTTTTAGAAGTTAACCCACAAATCATTCTCCCAACACTCATCACCCGTGAAATTGCGATCTATCATACAGATACAATTTTAGAGTTTTTAGATGAGCGCTTCCCTCACCCACCGCTTCTCCCAAATGACCCAATCTTAAGAGCAAAATTCCGCTTAACGTTAAAAACGATTGTCAATGATTGGTATCCTTTAGTAGAGAAACTTATTGGGCGTAAAACGGCGGATAATAAAACGAATAAAGCAATTGCAGATCTTTTAGTGGCTTATTCACCACTCTTTAGCCAGACAAATTATTTCCAAAGTGATGATTTCTCACTGATCGATGCAACAATCGTTCCTTTTTTATGGTGGGTAAAATTCTTAGAAATTCCCCTTCCGAAAAAAGCACAACCAGTGTTAGATTATTATGATCGTTTATTCGAAAAAGAGAGTGTTAAAATGGCATTCGACAAAAAAGAAAAAACAATCTAA
- a CDS encoding cytochrome c1, with amino-acid sequence MRKIVTLLASCLMLMTAANAQSSEELTAQALKKLGNPQINVSNHESMQSGARLYMDYCLACHSLEFQRYNITARDMGLQEEDIQKLINTGSYDPREAEFIRSKDGDLIYTAMDRRDAQVWLGVAPPDLSTIARAKGPDYVFKYLLSFYEDESRPTGMNNIAFPNAGMPHVLAELQGTNKPVIQQVAIGECDLEKPEACQFEDVVVGLEKVQDGAMTDLEYRKAVNDLTTFLTYVAEPAQLERAKYGPWVLGFLVIFTILAYALNREYWKDVK; translated from the coding sequence ATGAGAAAAATCGTAACTCTATTAGCTAGCTGCCTAATGTTAATGACTGCAGCGAATGCACAATCATCAGAGGAATTAACTGCCCAAGCTCTTAAAAAGCTTGGCAATCCTCAGATCAATGTATCAAACCATGAATCAATGCAATCTGGGGCACGTCTTTATATGGACTACTGCCTTGCTTGTCACTCTTTAGAGTTCCAACGTTATAACATCACAGCGCGTGATATGGGACTTCAAGAAGAAGATATTCAAAAGCTCATTAACACAGGAAGCTATGATCCTCGTGAAGCTGAGTTTATCAGATCGAAAGATGGTGACCTTATTTACACAGCAATGGATCGCCGTGATGCACAAGTTTGGTTAGGTGTTGCACCACCTGATTTATCAACTATTGCTCGTGCAAAAGGTCCTGATTATGTTTTCAAATATCTTCTCTCTTTCTATGAAGATGAGAGCCGCCCTACTGGTATGAACAATATTGCATTCCCGAATGCGGGTATGCCACATGTTCTTGCTGAACTTCAAGGAACTAATAAACCAGTTATCCAACAAGTAGCTATCGGTGAGTGTGATCTTGAAAAACCAGAAGCATGTCAATTTGAAGATGTCGTGGTAGGGCTTGAGAAAGTACAAGATGGCGCAATGACAGACCTTGAGTATCGTAAGGCTGTTAACGACCTCACAACTTTCCTTACTTATGTTGCAGAACCTGCTCAATTAGAGCGTGCAAAATATGGTCCTTGGGTACTTGGCTTCTTAGTAATCTTTACGATTCTTGCTTATGCATTAAATCGTGAATACTGGAAAGATGTTAAGTAA
- a CDS encoding cytochrome b — MTTQSKSRLERFGDWVDYRLPYKRALRTHVTEYYAPKNFNWLYVFGILASVVLVNQILTGIWLVMYYKPDGALGPTGIPIAYASLETAVMRDANWTWLIRYMHAVGASMFFIVIYLHMFRGLIYGSHRKPRELVWIFGMLIYLVLMAEAFMGYVLPYGQMSFWGAQVIISLFGAIPYIGDTLVTGIRGDFVISEATLSRFFALHVIALPLVLVGLVVAHLLALHQVGSNNPDGIEIKDNLDENGKPLDGIPFHPYYTVHDTFAVGIFLIFFALIIFYLPDMYGLFLEAPNFEPANPLATPAHIAPVWYFTPYYTILRAVPSWFGTQIWGVIAMGASIAVLFMLPWIDRSPVRSIRYKGAFIKIMIALFVICFIILGYLGVVPANDARTLVARICTVFYFIFFLGMPWWSRWGKVKPVPTRVTMK, encoded by the coding sequence ATGACAACACAATCAAAATCTAGACTGGAACGTTTCGGCGACTGGGTCGATTATCGTCTCCCGTATAAACGTGCGCTTCGTACTCACGTTACAGAATACTACGCACCAAAAAACTTTAACTGGCTCTATGTTTTTGGAATCTTAGCGAGCGTTGTACTTGTTAACCAAATTTTAACCGGTATTTGGCTTGTCATGTATTACAAACCAGATGGAGCTCTTGGCCCAACAGGCATTCCTATTGCCTATGCGTCACTAGAAACAGCAGTGATGCGTGATGCAAACTGGACATGGCTCATACGCTATATGCATGCTGTAGGGGCATCGATGTTCTTCATCGTCATTTACCTACATATGTTCCGCGGTTTAATCTATGGTTCACATCGTAAGCCTCGTGAGCTTGTGTGGATCTTTGGGATGTTAATTTATCTTGTACTTATGGCTGAAGCCTTCATGGGATATGTCCTTCCCTACGGGCAAATGTCATTCTGGGGTGCACAGGTAATTATCTCTCTCTTTGGCGCAATCCCTTATATCGGTGATACTTTAGTTACAGGTATTCGTGGGGACTTCGTGATCTCAGAAGCAACGCTTAGCCGTTTCTTTGCACTTCACGTAATTGCTCTGCCATTAGTCTTAGTTGGACTTGTTGTTGCGCATTTACTTGCACTTCACCAAGTAGGGTCTAACAACCCTGATGGTATTGAAATCAAAGATAACTTAGATGAAAATGGAAAACCGCTTGATGGTATCCCGTTCCATCCTTACTACACCGTGCATGACACTTTTGCAGTAGGAATCTTCTTAATCTTCTTTGCGCTTATCATTTTCTATCTCCCAGATATGTATGGTCTCTTCTTAGAAGCACCAAACTTCGAGCCTGCTAACCCGTTAGCAACGCCGGCACATATCGCTCCAGTATGGTACTTCACACCTTACTACACCATTTTACGTGCAGTTCCTTCATGGTTCGGTACTCAAATTTGGGGAGTTATCGCAATGGGTGCTTCAATTGCAGTACTATTTATGCTCCCATGGATTGATAGAAGCCCTGTACGTTCAATTCGTTACAAAGGCGCATTCATCAAAATTATGATCGCTCTTTTTGTAATCTGCTTCATCATCTTAGGTTACTTAGGTGTTGTACCTGCAAATGATGCTCGCACATTAGTTGCACGTATCTGTACTGTCTTCTATTTCATCTTCTTCCTTGGTATGCCATGGTGGTCTAGATGGGGTAAAGTTAAACCAGTTCCAACAAGGGTGACAATGAAATGA
- the petA gene encoding ubiquinol-cytochrome c reductase iron-sulfur subunit has product MSSENVNHKRRRVLSYATVAVAAFGAGFLGVPFVKSWMPSQRAKSAGAPVEVDLSKLSPGELLRVEWQGKPVWVLNRTEAMLDRLLTSPPDALVDPNSSSDQQPPYAQNEYRSIKPEFLILVGICTHLGCSPTFRPEVAPADLGPAWRGGFFCACHGSRFDLAGRVFKNLPAPINLLVPDHYYKTDNSIVVGISGEGA; this is encoded by the coding sequence ATGAGTTCGGAGAATGTTAATCATAAAAGGAGACGAGTCCTGAGCTACGCAACCGTTGCTGTTGCAGCTTTTGGAGCAGGATTTCTCGGCGTTCCTTTTGTTAAGTCTTGGATGCCAAGTCAACGTGCAAAAAGTGCAGGTGCGCCTGTTGAAGTTGATCTTTCCAAGCTTTCCCCAGGAGAGTTACTCCGCGTTGAGTGGCAAGGTAAACCAGTTTGGGTATTAAATCGAACAGAAGCAATGCTCGATCGTTTGTTAACCTCCCCACCTGATGCATTAGTTGACCCTAATTCATCAAGTGATCAACAACCTCCATATGCTCAAAATGAGTACCGTTCCATCAAACCTGAGTTTTTAATTCTCGTTGGAATCTGTACCCATTTAGGTTGTTCGCCAACATTTAGACCTGAGGTTGCACCAGCAGACTTAGGTCCAGCATGGCGCGGTGGGTTCTTCTGTGCATGTCACGGCTCAAGATTTGACTTAGCAGGACGTGTATTTAAGAATCTCCCTGCTCCAATTAACTTACTTGTTCCTGATCACTACTATAAAACAGACAATTCTATTGTCGTTGGTATTAGCGGGGAGGGTGCATAA
- the efp gene encoding elongation factor P — translation MATYTTNQFKNGLKIMLDGDPCSIIENEMVKPGKGQAFNRVKIRNLKTGRVIEKTFRSGESVEGADVIDVELQYLYNDGEFWHFMNPETFDQVAANESAVEDTKKWLMEQDMCTVTLYNGAPLTVTPPNFIEMKITETDPGLKGDTAGTGGKPATLESGAVVRVPLFVQIGEVIKVDTRTGEYVSRVSK, via the coding sequence ATGGCAACATACACAACAAATCAATTCAAAAACGGATTAAAAATCATGCTTGATGGCGATCCTTGTTCTATCATTGAAAATGAGATGGTAAAACCAGGAAAAGGTCAAGCATTCAACCGTGTCAAAATCAGAAACCTTAAAACAGGTCGTGTGATTGAGAAAACTTTCCGTTCAGGAGAGTCGGTTGAGGGAGCAGATGTCATTGATGTCGAACTACAATATCTCTATAACGATGGAGAGTTCTGGCACTTTATGAACCCTGAAACATTTGATCAGGTTGCTGCGAATGAGAGCGCTGTAGAAGATACGAAAAAATGGTTAATGGAACAAGATATGTGTACCGTAACCTTATACAATGGCGCACCGCTCACAGTAACTCCGCCAAACTTCATCGAAATGAAGATTACTGAAACAGATCCAGGTCTTAAAGGCGATACAGCGGGAACAGGTGGTAAACCTGCAACACTTGAATCAGGAGCAGTGGTTCGTGTACCGTTATTCGTTCAGATCGGTGAAGTGATCAAGGTCGACACACGCACAGGCGAGTATGTGTCACGTGTAAGCAAGTAA
- a CDS encoding TRAP transporter substrate-binding protein, with translation MKRRDFIKKAGATAAISGLAATSIAKAETYPKVKWRIAAGFPKNLDILFAASTMLSERVSILSNGQFEIQVFAPGELVPANQIFDAVSQGTVEVGHSASYYYHGKNTALSIDTVLPFGMSARMQNSWFYAGGGLEVLRKVFAKYNIINFPGGNTTAQMGGWFRKEVKNLEDLKGLKFRIPGFGGEILSRLGVIPQSIPASDVYSSLEKGTIDAAEFVGPYDDEKLGLQAVAPFYYTPGFWEGSATTSFFVNDQKWNELPKLYQEIFETAAAEVNQWVIAQYDAKNPPALATLTKNGAKLRSFSKEILEASYEVAQEIYKEESEKNADFKMVYDHWKDFLNQEYQWFRINENIFQNFMISQIRKQNR, from the coding sequence ATGAAACGTCGTGATTTTATCAAGAAAGCAGGAGCGACAGCAGCGATTTCAGGATTAGCCGCCACCTCAATCGCCAAAGCTGAAACTTACCCTAAAGTAAAGTGGCGTATTGCCGCAGGTTTTCCTAAAAACCTCGATATTCTCTTTGCCGCATCCACAATGCTTTCTGAAAGAGTCTCAATCCTCTCAAATGGTCAATTTGAAATACAAGTCTTCGCTCCAGGAGAGCTTGTTCCGGCAAACCAAATCTTTGATGCAGTATCACAAGGCACCGTCGAGGTTGGGCACTCTGCCTCTTACTATTATCACGGTAAAAACACCGCCCTATCGATTGATACCGTTCTCCCTTTTGGCATGAGCGCTAGAATGCAAAACTCTTGGTTTTATGCAGGCGGAGGCTTAGAAGTACTTCGTAAGGTCTTTGCTAAATATAATATTATTAACTTCCCAGGGGGCAATACAACGGCTCAAATGGGCGGATGGTTTCGTAAAGAAGTTAAAAATTTAGAAGACCTTAAAGGGTTAAAATTTAGAATCCCAGGATTTGGTGGTGAAATTCTTTCAAGACTTGGCGTGATTCCACAAAGCATTCCAGCCAGTGATGTTTACTCTTCTCTTGAAAAAGGTACTATAGATGCCGCGGAGTTTGTCGGTCCTTATGATGATGAAAAACTCGGACTTCAAGCGGTTGCTCCTTTCTATTATACTCCTGGATTTTGGGAAGGATCTGCGACAACCTCATTTTTTGTAAATGATCAAAAATGGAATGAACTCCCTAAACTTTATCAAGAGATCTTTGAAACCGCAGCAGCAGAGGTCAATCAATGGGTCATTGCACAATATGATGCGAAAAATCCTCCAGCACTTGCCACACTCACTAAAAATGGTGCTAAACTACGCTCTTTTTCAAAAGAGATTTTAGAAGCATCTTATGAGGTAGCTCAAGAAATCTATAAAGAAGAATCAGAAAAAAATGCGGACTTCAAAATGGTATATGATCATTGGAAAGACTTCCTCAACCAAGAATACCAATGGTTTAGGATTAACGAAAATATTTTCCAAAACTTCATGATCTCGCAAATCCGCAAGCAAAATAGGTAA
- a CDS encoding TRAP transporter substrate-binding protein: protein MKRRQFITKASTLAGAGIASVGIAKASSNPKIKWRMTTSFPRNLDLLYGTSQRLADSVAAMSDGEFEIQVFAPGEIVPSTQVFDAVQNGTVEMGHSTSNYYHGKNKALSIDTCLPFGLTTRMQNAWYYAGGGTEILRELFDKYNIVNFPGGNSNTQMGGWFRKEVKTIADLKGLKFRIPGFGGEIFSRLGAIPQNIAVGDIYSSLEKGTIDATEFVGPYDDQRLGLQQVAPYYYTPGFWEGSAMLTFYVNKDAWNTLSPRNKIIFERAAAECNMWMAAQYDAKNPEALATVIKNGAKLRSFSKEILQAAYDVAQEIYTEEAEINEDFRKIYTHWKDFLNKEYQWFRVNENIFQQFMFSQFRRQS, encoded by the coding sequence ATGAAACGCCGTCAATTTATCACTAAAGCCTCAACTTTAGCAGGAGCAGGAATTGCCTCTGTGGGCATCGCTAAAGCAAGTAGTAATCCCAAAATAAAATGGAGAATGACTACTAGCTTCCCTAGAAACCTTGATTTACTTTATGGCACATCACAACGCTTAGCAGATTCTGTAGCAGCTATGAGTGATGGCGAGTTTGAGATCCAAGTCTTTGCTCCTGGCGAGATTGTTCCATCAACACAAGTATTTGATGCCGTACAAAACGGCACAGTAGAAATGGGTCATTCCACATCAAACTATTACCACGGCAAAAACAAAGCGCTCTCTATTGATACATGCCTCCCATTTGGACTAACAACAAGAATGCAAAATGCATGGTATTACGCTGGTGGCGGCACTGAAATTTTGCGAGAACTATTTGATAAATATAATATCGTCAACTTTCCAGGCGGGAACTCTAACACCCAAATGGGGGGATGGTTTCGCAAAGAAGTAAAAACTATCGCCGACCTTAAAGGTCTTAAATTTCGAATCCCAGGCTTTGGCGGGGAGATCTTTTCGCGCCTTGGGGCTATCCCACAAAATATTGCTGTTGGCGATATTTACTCCTCCTTAGAAAAAGGGACCATTGATGCCACAGAGTTTGTTGGTCCCTATGATGATCAGCGCTTAGGCTTGCAACAAGTAGCACCTTACTACTACACTCCTGGTTTTTGGGAAGGATCAGCAATGCTCACCTTCTATGTCAATAAAGATGCATGGAACACGCTCTCCCCTCGCAATAAAATTATTTTTGAAAGAGCCGCAGCTGAGTGCAATATGTGGATGGCAGCACAATATGATGCTAAAAACCCCGAAGCCCTAGCAACGGTTATCAAAAATGGGGCAAAACTTCGTTCATTCTCGAAAGAGATTCTACAAGCAGCTTATGATGTTGCTCAAGAGATCTATACGGAAGAAGCGGAGATTAATGAGGATTTTAGAAAAATATACACCCACTGGAAAGATTTCTTAAATAAGGAATATCAGTGGTTTAGAGTTAATGAAAATATCTTCCAACAATTTATGTTCTCGCAATTTAGAAGACAATCATAA